A genomic stretch from Sphingomonas faeni includes:
- the ubiB gene encoding 2-polyprenylphenol 6-hydroxylase gives MTASTTHIWRLLKWGRILARHGALRGIERDPNTPAPVRRLARIARFGARVPAVPRYADAFQAIGPAAIKLGQTLATRPDLVGEDAAHDLLRLQDQLSPVPYETIEAAMLASFGKPLETLFSRIEQVPVGAASIAQVHRAVTTDGRQVAVKVLRPGVEDDFARAIDTYSWAAAQLEALSPEAMRLRPRLTIETFKRWTLRELNFRREAASASELAEGMTAEADFVIPAIDWARSTNKVMTIEWIDGIKLSDRPALVAAGYDLPALANTLVRAFLRQAIADGFFHADMHQGNLFALPGNRIAAIDFGIMGRIDRRARVWLAEILYGLITGNYKRVAEIHFEAGYVPAHHDVAEFATALRAVGEPMRGLPVKDMSIGMMLDSLFSITRDFDMVTQPHLLLLQKTMVMVEGVATSLNPDINLWEAAEPFVRDWIRGELGPEAMIADRLIEDFRTLTRLPELVRRIEAHYPAPGGAPPTMPLREIEVIRIGGGWRYGLVAVLAAAAGVVTTLLLG, from the coding sequence GTGACCGCCTCAACCACCCACATATGGCGACTCCTCAAATGGGGCCGCATCCTCGCCCGCCACGGCGCGTTGCGCGGGATCGAGCGTGACCCGAACACGCCAGCCCCCGTCCGCCGCCTCGCACGCATCGCGCGGTTCGGCGCCCGCGTGCCGGCGGTGCCGCGCTATGCCGATGCGTTCCAGGCGATCGGACCCGCGGCGATCAAGCTCGGCCAGACGCTCGCCACCCGGCCCGATCTCGTCGGCGAGGACGCCGCGCACGACCTACTGAGGCTCCAGGACCAGCTCTCCCCCGTCCCCTACGAGACGATCGAAGCGGCTATGCTGGCGAGCTTCGGCAAGCCGCTTGAGACGTTGTTCTCGCGTATCGAGCAGGTCCCGGTCGGCGCAGCCTCGATCGCTCAGGTCCACCGCGCCGTCACGACCGACGGCCGCCAGGTCGCGGTCAAGGTCCTCCGCCCCGGCGTCGAAGACGATTTCGCCCGCGCGATCGACACCTACAGCTGGGCCGCGGCACAACTGGAGGCGCTCAGCCCCGAGGCGATGCGGCTGCGCCCGCGCCTAACGATCGAGACGTTCAAGCGCTGGACCCTGCGCGAACTCAACTTCCGCCGCGAAGCCGCCTCCGCTTCCGAACTCGCGGAAGGCATGACCGCAGAGGCCGATTTCGTCATCCCCGCGATCGACTGGGCACGCTCGACCAACAAGGTCATGACGATCGAGTGGATCGACGGCATCAAGCTGTCCGACCGCCCGGCGCTCGTCGCAGCCGGCTACGACCTTCCCGCACTTGCCAACACGCTCGTCCGTGCATTCCTTCGCCAGGCGATCGCCGACGGGTTCTTCCACGCCGACATGCACCAGGGAAACCTGTTCGCGCTGCCGGGCAACCGCATCGCCGCGATCGATTTCGGCATCATGGGCCGGATCGACCGACGCGCGCGCGTCTGGCTCGCCGAGATCCTCTACGGGCTCATCACCGGCAATTATAAGCGCGTCGCCGAAATCCATTTCGAAGCGGGCTATGTCCCCGCGCATCACGACGTCGCCGAATTCGCCACCGCGCTGCGTGCGGTCGGCGAGCCGATGCGCGGGCTGCCGGTCAAGGACATGTCGATCGGCATGATGCTCGACAGCCTGTTCTCGATCACCCGCGATTTCGACATGGTGACACAGCCGCATCTGCTGCTGCTCCAGAAGACGATGGTGATGGTCGAGGGTGTCGCGACCAGCCTCAACCCCGACATCAACCTTTGGGAAGCGGCCGAACCGTTCGTCCGCGACTGGATTCGCGGCGAGCTGGGACCCGAGGCGATGATCGCCGACCGCCTGATCGAGGATTTCCGCACGCTCACCCGGCTACCCGAGTTGGTGCGCCGGATCGAAGCGCATTACCCTGCCCCCGGTGGCGCACCGCCGACGATGCCGCTGCGCGAGATCGAAGTGATCCGGATCGGTGGTGGCTGGCGGTACGGTCTGGTCGCGGTGCTCGCGGCCGCCGCGGGTGTCGTGACGACGCTGCTTCTTGGTTGA
- a CDS encoding class I SAM-dependent methyltransferase has protein sequence MNDLIAPAPALTPDTVSFGYEDIPATEKTARVGGVFSNVAGKYDLMNDAMSGGMHRLWKDRFVRRVKPREGEQILDMAGGTGDIAFRMEPSGASITVADINPQMLEVGMERAQKRGIDGLVWTEANAETLTFPDKFFDAYTIAFGIRNVTDIPKALREAHRVLRRGGRFYCLEFSTTVWPGFAEVYDAYSHKMVPKLGQLLAQDADSYRYLIESIRRFPDMPKFKGMIADAGFVQTKVEPLLGGLVAIHSGWKI, from the coding sequence ATGAACGACTTGATCGCGCCCGCGCCCGCACTCACGCCCGATACCGTCTCCTTCGGCTACGAAGACATCCCCGCGACCGAGAAGACCGCCCGCGTCGGCGGCGTCTTCTCGAACGTCGCGGGCAAATACGACCTGATGAACGATGCGATGTCGGGCGGCATGCACCGGCTGTGGAAGGACCGCTTCGTCCGCCGCGTGAAACCGCGCGAAGGCGAGCAGATCCTCGACATGGCGGGCGGCACCGGCGACATCGCGTTCCGCATGGAGCCGTCGGGCGCCTCGATCACGGTCGCCGACATCAACCCGCAGATGCTCGAAGTCGGCATGGAACGCGCCCAGAAGCGAGGGATCGACGGCCTGGTCTGGACCGAAGCCAATGCGGAAACGCTGACCTTCCCCGACAAGTTCTTCGACGCGTACACGATCGCATTCGGCATCCGTAACGTCACCGACATCCCCAAGGCACTCCGCGAAGCCCACCGCGTGCTGCGGCGTGGCGGGCGGTTCTACTGCCTCGAATTCTCGACCACCGTCTGGCCGGGGTTCGCCGAGGTGTACGACGCCTATTCGCACAAGATGGTCCCGAAGCTCGGCCAGCTGCTCGCGCAGGATGCCGACAGCTATCGCTACCTGATCGAGTCGATCCGCCGCTTCCCCGACATGCCCAAGTTCAAGGGCATGATCGCCGACGCCGGCTTCGTGCAGACGAAGGTCGAGCCTTTGCTGGGCGGACTCGTAGCGATTCACAGCGGCTGGAAGATCTAG
- the mutM gene encoding bifunctional DNA-formamidopyrimidine glycosylase/DNA-(apurinic or apyrimidinic site) lyase, with protein MPELPEVETTVRGLEPVLKGQRLTSVEPRRADLRKAIPVDLRQRMTGATVTTLGRRAKYGLIDTDRGDTLVFHLGMSGRWRVDPSELLAHDHLLIGTAAGRTVALNDPRRFGFLDLWATDDIANYPPFLSMGPEPLGPDLTAAYLLEALEGRGASIKAMLLDQRIVAGLGNIYVCEALHMAKIAPSRAAGRISLFRLERLVEAVRTVLTAAILAGGSSLRDYVRPDGELGYFSKQWRVYGREGEACECGATVRRRTEGGRSTFWCPKCQRG; from the coding sequence GTGCCAGAATTACCAGAAGTCGAAACCACCGTGCGCGGGCTGGAGCCCGTGCTGAAGGGCCAGCGCCTGACCTCGGTCGAGCCGCGGCGCGCCGACCTACGGAAAGCGATCCCGGTCGACCTGCGTCAGCGGATGACGGGCGCGACGGTCACGACGCTCGGGCGGCGCGCGAAATACGGGCTGATCGATACCGATCGCGGCGACACTTTGGTGTTCCATCTCGGCATGTCGGGACGCTGGCGAGTCGATCCGAGCGAACTGCTCGCGCACGATCACCTGCTGATCGGCACCGCGGCGGGCCGGACGGTTGCGCTCAACGACCCGCGGCGATTCGGCTTTCTCGATCTGTGGGCGACCGACGACATCGCCAATTATCCCCCGTTCCTCAGCATGGGGCCCGAGCCGCTCGGACCAGACCTGACGGCCGCGTATCTGCTCGAGGCGCTCGAAGGGCGGGGAGCATCGATCAAGGCGATGCTGCTCGACCAGCGGATCGTCGCGGGGCTCGGCAATATCTATGTGTGCGAGGCGCTGCATATGGCGAAGATCGCGCCGAGCCGGGCGGCGGGGCGGATCTCGCTGTTTCGACTCGAGCGACTCGTCGAGGCGGTTCGGACGGTGTTGACGGCGGCGATCCTGGCCGGTGGTTCGTCGCTGCGCGACTATGTGCGGCCGGACGGCGAACTCGGCTATTTCTCCAAGCAGTGGCGCGTCTATGGTCGCGAGGGTGAGGCGTGCGAATGTGGTGCTACCGTCAGGCGGCGCACCGAGGGCGGGCGCTCGACGTTCTGGTGTCCCAAGTGCCAACGCGGTTGA
- the rpsT gene encoding 30S ribosomal protein S20, protein MANTPQAKKRIRRNDRRAEVNGNRVGRIRTFIKKVEAALASGDKGAATTALAAAQPELQRGVAKGVLHKNTASRKFARLTKAVTGLA, encoded by the coding sequence ATGGCGAACACGCCGCAGGCGAAAAAGCGTATCCGTCGCAACGACCGTCGCGCGGAAGTGAACGGCAACCGAGTCGGCCGTATCCGTACCTTCATCAAGAAGGTCGAGGCTGCACTGGCTTCGGGCGACAAGGGCGCAGCGACCACCGCACTCGCAGCGGCACAGCCTGAGCTGCAGCGCGGCGTCGCCAAGGGCGTGCTGCACAAGAACACCGCGAGCCGCAAGTTCGCACGTCTGACCAAGGCCGTGACCGGGCTCGCCTAA
- the dnaA gene encoding chromosomal replication initiator protein DnaA translates to MTHATEAEKAWARVRASLRESAGARLFEQWLKPIELIPGEDRDTIRLALPSAFMTNWVRNHYADRLVLEFKQILPNVRTVQIETRAPGRAPVVLAIEPVADAVAPRPIADPVPVQVEPAPERGAESVQAAMKFGVDPSLKPAPAPVIALTPVGMPAERPPLDPRYTFARFVVDPSNKVAFNAAKVLAEPGPVRFSPLFLHSGTGQGKTHLMHAIGHAFLEHNPHAIVLCMSAERFMYDFVASMRARDTHAFKQRLRGADLLLIDDLQFIAGKDATQEEFFHTVNEIMAAGKRLVISADRCPQALDGVEARIISRMAVGLVADIKAPDLTLRRTILDRKLVDLPDMRVPTDVLDLLASRIHANIRELEGALNRVVAYAQLTGDTIDLDFAVATLGEVLRGAQKRVTIDEIQKLVSAHFELKPLDLISARRARAVARPRQIAMYLAKRLTTRSLPEIGRKFGGRDHSTVIHAVRKIEELRDSDRDIDAAVRVLMRELEG, encoded by the coding sequence ATGACCCACGCGACCGAGGCTGAAAAGGCCTGGGCCCGCGTGCGTGCGTCCTTGCGAGAGTCGGCGGGCGCGCGGCTGTTCGAGCAGTGGCTGAAGCCGATCGAGCTGATTCCCGGCGAAGACCGCGACACGATCCGCCTTGCGCTGCCGTCGGCGTTCATGACGAACTGGGTCCGCAATCATTACGCCGACCGACTCGTGCTCGAGTTCAAGCAGATCCTGCCGAACGTCCGCACCGTCCAGATCGAAACCCGGGCGCCGGGTCGCGCGCCCGTGGTGTTGGCGATCGAGCCGGTGGCGGACGCCGTTGCGCCTCGGCCCATTGCAGATCCTGTGCCGGTCCAGGTCGAGCCTGCCCCCGAACGGGGCGCCGAGTCGGTACAGGCGGCGATGAAGTTCGGCGTCGATCCGTCGCTGAAGCCTGCGCCGGCACCCGTCATAGCCTTGACGCCGGTCGGCATGCCGGCCGAGCGGCCGCCGCTCGATCCGCGGTACACGTTCGCGCGATTCGTCGTCGATCCGTCCAACAAGGTCGCATTCAACGCGGCCAAGGTGCTGGCCGAGCCCGGTCCGGTGCGGTTCAGTCCGTTGTTCCTCCACAGCGGCACGGGGCAGGGCAAGACCCACCTCATGCACGCGATCGGCCATGCGTTCCTCGAGCACAACCCGCACGCGATCGTGCTGTGCATGTCCGCCGAGCGGTTCATGTACGATTTCGTCGCGTCGATGCGCGCACGCGATACGCATGCGTTCAAGCAGCGGCTGCGCGGTGCCGACCTGCTGCTGATCGACGACCTCCAGTTCATCGCCGGCAAGGACGCGACGCAGGAGGAGTTCTTCCACACGGTCAACGAGATCATGGCTGCGGGCAAGCGGCTGGTGATCTCCGCCGATCGCTGCCCACAGGCGCTGGACGGCGTCGAGGCGCGGATCATCAGCCGGATGGCGGTCGGCCTGGTTGCGGACATCAAGGCGCCCGACCTGACTCTGCGCCGGACGATCCTCGATCGGAAGCTCGTCGACCTGCCCGACATGCGCGTGCCGACCGACGTGCTCGACCTGCTCGCCAGCCGCATTCATGCGAACATCCGCGAGCTTGAGGGCGCGCTGAACCGGGTGGTGGCGTATGCACAGCTGACCGGGGACACGATCGATCTCGACTTCGCGGTCGCGACGCTGGGCGAGGTTCTACGTGGCGCGCAGAAGCGCGTGACGATCGACGAGATCCAGAAGCTCGTGTCGGCGCATTTCGAACTGAAGCCGCTCGATCTGATTTCGGCGCGGCGGGCTCGGGCGGTGGCACGGCCGCGGCAGATCGCGATGTATCTGGCGAAGCGGTTGACGACTCGGTCGCTGCCGGAGATCGGGCGGAAGTTCGGTGGGCGCGATCACTCGACGGTGATCCATGCGGTGCGCAAGATCGAGGAACTGCGCGATTCGGATCGGGACATCGATGCGGCGGTGCGCGTGCTGATGCGGGAGCTTGAGGGCTAG
- the trpS gene encoding tryptophan--tRNA ligase has protein sequence MRVVSGIKPTGNLHLGNYLGAVKQWVALQDDVAAQGGESMFFIADLHAPTEWIAPAELSAHTIEVAATMIAAGIDPAKSILFNQARVPAHSEMAWLLNTVARVGWLNRMTQFKDKAGKNREGASVGLYDYPVLMAADVLLYNATHVPVGEDQKQHLELARDIATKFNGDYGVDLFTLPAPLISKAAPRIMSLRDASAKMSKSNPSEQSVVKLIDSDDTIADKFRKAKTDPDVLPATVEELGDRAEARNLLTIYAALADSNLATVLGEFGGKGFGAFKPALADLAVAKLGPIRDEMVRLLDDRSAVTAVLQAGAEKARALAAPVLKATQNAMGLQV, from the coding sequence ATGCGCGTCGTCTCCGGCATCAAGCCAACCGGTAATCTCCACCTCGGCAATTACCTTGGCGCCGTGAAGCAGTGGGTCGCACTCCAGGACGATGTCGCCGCGCAGGGTGGCGAGTCGATGTTCTTCATCGCAGATCTCCACGCGCCGACCGAATGGATCGCGCCGGCGGAACTGTCCGCGCACACGATCGAGGTCGCCGCGACGATGATCGCGGCCGGCATCGATCCGGCGAAGTCGATCCTCTTCAACCAGGCGCGCGTGCCGGCGCATAGCGAGATGGCGTGGTTGCTCAACACGGTCGCCCGCGTCGGCTGGCTGAACCGCATGACGCAGTTCAAGGACAAGGCGGGCAAAAATCGCGAGGGCGCGAGCGTCGGGCTGTACGACTACCCCGTGCTGATGGCCGCCGACGTGCTGCTCTACAACGCGACGCACGTGCCGGTCGGCGAGGACCAGAAGCAGCATCTGGAGCTCGCGCGCGACATCGCCACCAAGTTCAACGGCGACTACGGCGTCGACCTGTTCACGCTACCCGCGCCGCTGATCAGCAAGGCGGCGCCCCGGATCATGTCGTTGCGCGATGCGTCGGCGAAAATGTCGAAGTCGAACCCGTCCGAGCAGTCGGTGGTCAAGCTGATCGACAGCGACGACACCATCGCCGACAAGTTCCGCAAGGCGAAGACCGATCCGGACGTGTTGCCCGCGACGGTGGAGGAACTCGGCGATCGCGCCGAGGCGCGCAACCTGCTGACGATCTACGCCGCGCTGGCGGATAGCAACCTAGCGACGGTGCTCGGCGAGTTCGGCGGCAAGGGCTTCGGCGCGTTCAAGCCCGCGCTGGCGGACCTGGCGGTGGCGAAGCTCGGCCCTATCCGCGACGAGATGGTGCGGTTGCTCGACGATCGCAGCGCGGTAACGGCGGTATTGCAGGCGGGGGCGGAGAAAGCGCGCGCGCTGGCAGCACCGGTGTTGAAGGCCACCCAGAACGCCATGGGGTTGCAGGTCTAG
- the murJ gene encoding murein biosynthesis integral membrane protein MurJ, translating into MNLAKALGSVGGLTLASRILGLVRDSLFARFVGAGFASDAFLIAFRLPNMFRALFAEGAFSAAFIPMFNRKVGDKNGRGLPDGIAFAEDALSVLLPTLILMTVIFEIAAWPMTWLLTFGFNGASAERFDYVVHLSRIMLPYLPLISLVSLLGGILNSLHKFWINAAAPILLNATLIAALLLFHEHQPLLTARNQAIAVTISGALQLGWLIWACRASGVKLRLKRPQLNPDVKKLMSLIWPAAAGAGAVQINLVVSTALAAALLPAGSVSYIYFADRLNQLPLGLIGIGLGTVLLPTISRQLGRGEDAEAMTTQNRGMELALFLTLPATVALIVCGVPIVGALFQHGKFALEDSVLTAQALAAFSIGLPSYILVKVLTPGYYARSDTRTPVRYATMSMVVNLVLNLAFIKPLGHMGPPLATAIASTVNVAMLYRTLVRRGHFTPDARLRRRTWRLLVAALIMGVVMFFLNDLFQPFVTGTSIQRWGAMLVLVTTGGVVYAIATLLTGAFRLGDISTLLRRSR; encoded by the coding sequence ATGAACCTTGCCAAGGCGCTGGGATCGGTCGGCGGGCTGACGCTCGCCAGCCGCATCCTGGGGTTGGTGCGCGACTCGCTGTTCGCGCGGTTCGTCGGCGCCGGGTTCGCGTCGGACGCGTTCCTGATCGCGTTCCGCCTCCCCAACATGTTCCGCGCCCTTTTCGCGGAGGGCGCGTTCTCCGCTGCGTTCATTCCGATGTTCAATCGGAAGGTCGGTGACAAGAACGGGCGCGGCCTGCCGGACGGGATCGCGTTCGCCGAGGATGCGCTGTCGGTGCTGTTGCCGACGCTGATCCTGATGACCGTGATCTTCGAGATCGCGGCGTGGCCGATGACGTGGCTGCTGACCTTCGGGTTCAACGGCGCGAGCGCGGAGCGGTTCGACTATGTCGTCCATCTGTCGCGGATCATGCTGCCCTATCTACCGCTGATCAGCCTCGTGTCGCTGCTCGGCGGCATCCTCAATTCGTTGCACAAGTTCTGGATCAACGCGGCCGCGCCGATCCTGCTGAACGCGACGCTGATCGCCGCGCTGCTGCTGTTCCACGAGCACCAGCCGTTGCTGACCGCACGCAACCAGGCGATCGCGGTGACGATATCAGGGGCGTTGCAGCTCGGGTGGCTGATCTGGGCGTGTCGCGCGTCCGGCGTGAAGCTTCGCCTCAAGCGTCCGCAGCTCAATCCCGACGTGAAGAAGCTCATGTCGCTGATCTGGCCCGCCGCCGCCGGGGCCGGCGCGGTGCAGATCAACCTCGTCGTCTCGACCGCGCTCGCCGCCGCGTTGCTGCCGGCCGGGTCGGTCTCGTACATCTATTTCGCCGACCGGCTGAACCAGTTGCCGCTCGGGCTGATCGGCATCGGCCTCGGTACCGTCCTGCTTCCGACGATCTCGCGCCAGCTCGGCCGCGGCGAGGATGCGGAGGCCATGACGACGCAGAACCGCGGCATGGAGCTTGCGCTGTTCCTGACCCTGCCCGCGACGGTCGCATTGATCGTGTGCGGGGTGCCGATCGTCGGCGCGCTGTTCCAGCACGGCAAGTTCGCACTTGAGGACAGTGTGCTGACCGCGCAGGCGCTCGCCGCCTTCTCGATCGGGCTGCCCTCGTACATCCTCGTGAAGGTCCTGACGCCCGGTTATTACGCCCGCTCCGACACGCGCACGCCGGTACGCTATGCGACGATGTCGATGGTCGTGAACCTCGTCCTCAATCTCGCCTTCATCAAGCCGCTCGGCCATATGGGGCCGCCACTCGCCACCGCGATCGCGAGCACGGTCAACGTCGCGATGCTGTACCGGACGCTGGTCCGGCGCGGGCACTTCACCCCGGACGCGCGGTTGCGCCGGCGGACGTGGCGGCTGCTGGTCGCTGCGCTGATCATGGGGGTCGTGATGTTTTTCCTCAACGACCTGTTCCAGCCGTTCGTGACCGGCACCAGCATCCAGCGCTGGGGCGCGATGCTGGTGCTGGTTACCACCGGCGGCGTGGTCTATGCGATCGCGACATTGCTCACCGGCGCGTTCCGGCTGGGCGACATCTCCACGCTTCTGCGTCGTTCCAGATAG
- the secB gene encoding protein-export chaperone SecB codes for MADQDNGVTTPDQMGDQTLVNGEDMIPAAGLISQYVKDLSFENPNAPAVYQNQTPPAIDVQFNIGAAQVGDEVHEVVLKIDVRAETEGQVAFIVDLSYAGLFGLRNIPAEHVQPFLLGEAPRLLFPFARRVLSDAVRDGGFPPLLLEPIDFSQLYLQQSEQQGIQPNVGDFGQA; via the coding sequence ATGGCTGACCAGGACAATGGCGTGACGACGCCGGATCAGATGGGTGATCAAACTCTCGTGAACGGCGAGGACATGATCCCGGCAGCCGGCCTGATCTCGCAGTACGTCAAGGACCTGTCGTTCGAGAACCCGAACGCCCCCGCCGTCTACCAGAACCAGACCCCGCCGGCGATCGACGTGCAGTTCAACATCGGCGCGGCGCAGGTCGGCGACGAAGTGCACGAAGTCGTGCTCAAGATCGACGTCCGCGCCGAGACCGAGGGCCAGGTCGCGTTCATCGTCGACCTCTCGTACGCCGGCCTGTTCGGCCTGCGCAACATCCCGGCCGAGCACGTCCAGCCGTTCCTGCTGGGCGAGGCACCGCGCCTGTTGTTCCCGTTCGCCCGCCGCGTGCTGTCGGATGCGGTGCGTGACGGTGGCTTCCCGCCGCTGCTGCTCGAGCCGATCGACTTCTCGCAGCTCTATCTCCAGCAGTCGGAGCAGCAGGGCATCCAGCCGAACGTCGGCGATTTCGGCCAGGCGTGA
- a CDS encoding Tim44/TimA family putative adaptor protein, translated as MFYVVLLAMVAGFLAMRLYSVLGKRTGHEQPLPRTAEERPVPISVPRTVDAVAEPREVASRNIEPQAEAGLRAIVAGEPGFDVGRFLEGSQAAYRMILEAFWKGDEDALADLAIDDVRAAFVEAIVARRKAGEVLDNRLVSIERAVISDASVSGRDARITVRFDADIAAVTRDAEGNVLAGSLTDAVETHDVWTFARTLKSSDPNWKLADTDEA; from the coding sequence TTGTTTTACGTAGTACTTCTCGCGATGGTGGCAGGCTTTCTCGCCATGCGCCTGTACAGCGTGCTCGGTAAGCGAACCGGGCATGAGCAGCCGTTGCCGCGCACGGCTGAGGAACGCCCGGTGCCGATCTCGGTGCCGCGCACGGTCGATGCCGTTGCCGAACCCCGCGAGGTCGCCAGCCGCAATATCGAGCCTCAGGCCGAAGCCGGGCTTCGCGCCATCGTCGCAGGCGAACCTGGTTTCGACGTCGGCCGCTTCCTCGAAGGGTCGCAGGCTGCATATCGCATGATCCTCGAAGCCTTTTGGAAGGGCGACGAGGACGCACTGGCCGATCTTGCGATCGACGATGTCCGTGCCGCGTTCGTCGAGGCGATCGTCGCTCGGCGCAAGGCTGGCGAAGTGCTCGACAACCGCCTCGTCTCGATCGAGCGCGCCGTCATCTCGGACGCGAGCGTTTCGGGCCGCGATGCGCGGATCACCGTGCGCTTCGATGCCGATATCGCCGCGGTCACGCGGGATGCGGAAGGCAACGTGCTCGCCGGTTCGCTCACCGACGCGGTCGAGACGCACGACGTGTGGACGTTTGCCCGCACCCTGAAGAGCAGCGATCCAAACTGGAAGCTTGCGGATACCGACGAAGCCTGA
- the mltA gene encoding murein transglycosylase A has translation MRTFRGVGLGGVGLSLLLSACVGSVEAPRVSPVPAPIDRDTRPTEPVRVRPSRDTGASPNIRGIQSPARIVGAVPLLPAPTVPAVAPVNAAAAGVLPGPSFASLPIDDAQAQAALAAFVTSCPSLVRRTDTSGLTRGTDWQPACTAAVSTNRRDARTFFAQWFETAQIGDGKAFATGYYEPEIAGSLERRDGYAPIYGRPTDLIDVDLGAFSTSLKGKKIRGRVDRSNLVPYYDRTAIEQGALSGKAPILAWARDPVELFFLQIQGSGRLRLPDGEILRIGYATQNGRDYTGIGALMKSRGLLQPGQTSMQGIVAWLHAHPAEGQAIMRENKSFVFFRELEGAPLGALGLPVTGQVSAAADVKFVPLGAPVFLSLDRQDASGLWVAQDTGGAIKGSNRFDTFWGAGAAAEATAGGMAGRGTAYLLLPIGTVARLNQANGARYGGPSAQP, from the coding sequence ATGCGGACGTTCAGGGGGGTAGGGCTTGGTGGCGTTGGACTGTCGCTGCTGTTGAGCGCGTGCGTCGGCAGCGTCGAGGCGCCACGCGTTTCACCAGTGCCGGCTCCGATCGACCGGGATACCCGTCCGACCGAACCGGTTCGTGTTCGTCCTTCGCGCGATACCGGCGCGTCGCCCAACATTCGTGGTATTCAGTCGCCGGCCCGGATCGTCGGCGCGGTACCCTTGCTGCCTGCTCCGACGGTGCCTGCGGTCGCGCCGGTGAACGCCGCCGCGGCCGGCGTGTTGCCCGGGCCGTCGTTTGCAAGCCTTCCGATCGACGATGCGCAAGCGCAAGCCGCGCTTGCGGCGTTTGTCACGAGTTGCCCGTCGCTGGTGCGCCGGACCGACACATCGGGTCTGACGCGCGGAACGGATTGGCAGCCAGCGTGTACGGCAGCGGTTTCCACCAATCGTCGCGATGCCCGCACATTCTTCGCACAATGGTTCGAGACGGCGCAGATCGGCGACGGCAAGGCGTTCGCGACGGGCTATTACGAGCCGGAGATCGCCGGGTCGCTGGAGCGGCGTGACGGCTATGCGCCGATCTACGGCCGACCGACCGACCTGATCGACGTCGACCTCGGCGCGTTCTCGACCAGCCTCAAGGGCAAGAAGATCCGCGGTCGCGTCGATCGCAGCAACCTGGTGCCCTATTACGACCGCACCGCGATCGAACAGGGTGCGCTGTCGGGCAAGGCACCGATCCTTGCCTGGGCACGTGATCCGGTCGAACTGTTCTTTCTCCAGATCCAGGGCTCGGGGCGGCTTCGCCTGCCGGATGGGGAGATTTTGCGGATCGGCTATGCGACGCAGAACGGACGCGACTATACCGGCATTGGCGCGCTGATGAAGTCGCGCGGGTTGCTACAGCCGGGCCAGACCTCGATGCAGGGTATCGTCGCATGGCTCCACGCGCATCCCGCCGAGGGGCAGGCGATCATGCGCGAGAACAAGAGCTTCGTGTTCTTCCGCGAGCTGGAGGGCGCGCCGCTGGGGGCGCTCGGACTGCCTGTCACCGGCCAGGTCAGTGCTGCGGCCGACGTCAAGTTCGTGCCGCTCGGCGCGCCGGTGTTCCTGTCGCTCGACCGGCAAGACGCCAGCGGGCTTTGGGTCGCGCAGGATACCGGCGGCGCGATCAAGGGCAGCAACCGTTTCGACACGTTCTGGGGTGCTGGCGCCGCGGCGGAGGCTACGGCCGGCGGCATGGCCGGACGGGGCACCGCGTATCTGTTGCTGCCGATCGGTACCGTCGCGCGGCTCAATCAGGCGAATGGGGCGCGATATGGCGGGCCGTCCGCTCAACCCTGA
- a CDS encoding Smr/MutS family protein, which translates to MAGRPLNPDEAQLWARVMASVRPMRAVAVLIPERAPPLPPPPKPIIGPNGKIVPAPPAPMGRVKPLVRTVVTPYAARPGAKPVVARPVVKPITANTLDGGWDKRLTRGVVSPDSSIDLHGHTLASAHAMLDVGLGRAIARGDRVLLLVTGKPPRPESERPHARGAIRSAVTDWLASSRHADSIAAVRGAHPRHGGQGALYIVLRRGRD; encoded by the coding sequence ATGGCGGGCCGTCCGCTCAACCCTGATGAGGCGCAACTCTGGGCGCGGGTTATGGCGAGCGTGCGTCCGATGCGTGCGGTCGCCGTGCTTATCCCCGAGCGCGCGCCACCGCTGCCGCCGCCACCCAAGCCGATCATCGGTCCCAACGGCAAGATCGTGCCCGCACCACCGGCACCGATGGGGCGGGTGAAGCCGCTCGTTCGTACCGTCGTGACGCCTTACGCCGCGCGGCCGGGGGCGAAGCCGGTGGTAGCACGGCCGGTCGTCAAACCGATCACGGCCAACACGCTCGATGGCGGATGGGACAAGAGGCTCACGCGAGGTGTAGTGAGTCCCGACAGCTCGATCGACCTGCACGGCCACACGCTGGCGTCGGCGCATGCGATGCTCGATGTCGGTCTGGGGCGCGCGATCGCGCGTGGCGACCGCGTGCTCCTGCTGGTGACGGGCAAGCCGCCCCGCCCCGAAAGCGAACGCCCGCACGCAAGGGGCGCCATCCGGTCTGCAGTCACCGACTGGCTGGCGAGCTCGCGGCATGCGGACTCGATCGCCGCGGTACGTGGCGCACATCCGCGACATGGCGGGCAGGGTGCGCTGTACATCGTCCTGAGGCGCGGGCGGGATTAG